The following are encoded together in the Mycolicibacterium arabiense genome:
- a CDS encoding ABC transporter ATP-binding protein, protein MTRISREPAISPPPSKQRGSSSLVRLLPYLLPYRWRWITMSVIALASTGATIVIPLMTRAVIDGPIRNQDQQGLWVLGAAAMGIGITEAALWFIRRWLVARATLGVEADIRKDLYARLQILPMSFHGQWQSGQLLSRVMNDLSAIRQFLSFGLLFLVLNGIQIVVVTAILLSMYWPLGVVVVVSVVPITVTVLHFQRKFTKLSRLSQDQAGHVATDVEEAALGMRVVKSFGREDYSYERFDEKARALYDTEVDKVAVSAKFWTLLEVIPNLTLIVVLGFGAYAAGMGQVTLGTLVAFITMMLSLVWPIASLGFLLSMTQESFTAADRVADVFDATRDIHDGPIDEVPRGGKLELVDVGFRFPDSAPDVAAGAAPEKWALRHVTVTVEPGETLALVGSTGSGKSVLASLLSRLHDVTEGRIMLDGIDVRDLSLSTLRRAVATAFEDPTLFSMSVAENLRLGNPTATEEQLAEAIDVAAADFVYDLPFGLDTRIGEQGMSLSGGQRQRLSLARAILAKPAILVLDDTLSALDVHTEAQVTEALGRVLGDVTGIVVAHRASTVLLADRVALLEGGTITHVGTHAELLADVPEYRYLLAADDDLAEALP, encoded by the coding sequence ATGACGCGGATCTCACGCGAGCCTGCCATCTCGCCTCCGCCGTCGAAGCAGCGCGGCTCGTCGTCGCTCGTCCGCCTGCTGCCCTACCTGCTGCCGTACCGCTGGCGGTGGATCACGATGTCGGTCATCGCGCTAGCCAGCACCGGCGCGACGATCGTGATTCCGCTGATGACGCGGGCGGTGATCGACGGTCCGATCCGCAACCAGGATCAGCAGGGGCTGTGGGTGCTCGGCGCCGCGGCGATGGGCATCGGCATCACCGAGGCCGCGCTGTGGTTCATCCGCCGCTGGCTGGTCGCCCGCGCCACGCTCGGCGTCGAGGCCGACATCCGCAAGGACCTCTATGCCCGACTGCAGATCCTGCCCATGTCGTTCCACGGTCAGTGGCAGTCGGGGCAGCTGCTGTCCCGGGTCATGAACGATCTGAGCGCCATTCGGCAGTTCCTGTCGTTCGGCCTGCTGTTCCTCGTGCTCAACGGGATTCAGATCGTCGTCGTGACCGCGATCCTGCTGTCGATGTACTGGCCGCTCGGCGTGGTGGTCGTGGTGTCGGTCGTGCCGATCACGGTGACGGTGCTGCACTTCCAGCGCAAGTTCACCAAGCTCTCGCGGCTGTCACAGGACCAGGCCGGTCACGTGGCGACCGACGTCGAGGAGGCCGCGCTCGGCATGCGGGTGGTCAAGTCGTTCGGCCGCGAGGACTACTCGTACGAGCGCTTCGACGAGAAGGCGCGCGCGCTCTACGACACCGAGGTGGACAAGGTTGCGGTGTCGGCGAAGTTCTGGACGCTGCTCGAGGTGATCCCGAACCTCACGCTGATCGTGGTGCTCGGCTTCGGCGCCTACGCCGCGGGCATGGGGCAGGTCACGCTCGGCACCCTGGTCGCGTTCATCACGATGATGCTGTCGCTGGTCTGGCCGATCGCGTCGCTGGGTTTCCTGCTGTCGATGACGCAGGAATCGTTCACCGCCGCCGACCGCGTTGCCGACGTCTTCGACGCCACGCGCGACATCCACGACGGCCCGATCGACGAGGTGCCCCGCGGCGGCAAGCTGGAGCTGGTGGACGTGGGGTTCCGGTTCCCCGACTCTGCGCCCGATGTCGCCGCCGGAGCGGCTCCGGAGAAGTGGGCCCTGCGCCACGTCACCGTCACCGTAGAACCGGGCGAGACCCTCGCGCTGGTCGGCTCGACGGGTTCGGGCAAGTCGGTGCTGGCGTCGCTGCTGTCGCGCCTGCACGACGTCACCGAGGGTCGAATCATGCTCGACGGCATCGACGTTCGCGACCTGTCGCTGTCGACGCTGCGCCGGGCGGTGGCGACGGCATTCGAGGATCCCACGCTGTTCTCGATGTCCGTCGCGGAGAACCTACGGCTGGGCAACCCGACGGCGACCGAGGAGCAACTGGCCGAGGCGATCGACGTCGCCGCTGCCGACTTCGTCTACGACCTGCCGTTCGGTCTGGACACCCGCATCGGAGAGCAGGGCATGAGCCTGTCCGGCGGTCAGCGGCAACGGCTTTCGCTGGCCCGCGCGATCCTGGCGAAGCCGGCGATCCTGGTACTCGACGACACGCTGTCTGCGCTCGACGTGCACACCGAGGCGCAGGTGACCGAGGCGTTGGGCCGCGTGCTGGGTGACGTGACGGGCATCGTCGTGGCACATCGGGCGTCCACCGTGCTGCTCGCCGACCGCGTCGCACTGCTCGAGGGCGGCACCATCACCCACGTCGGCACTCACGCCGAACTGCTCGCCGACGTGCCGGAGTACCGCTACCTGCTGGCCGCCGACGACGACCTCGCCGAGGCCCTGCCATGA
- a CDS encoding ABC transporter ATP-binding protein: MSVMDWRGRTVSDETGDLPIDETVSRRREARSLLGSLLRPYKVTVALLAIVVVVENAARLSVPLLVQRGIDHGIPPIVDGGATGELLKIVAALCGVVVLQATSRLYFLRRSGRIGQRVLLSLRQQIYRHFQRLDVAFHDRYTSGRVVSRSTNDVDAIQDMLQTGFDSLITAVLTLGGTAVLLVVLDVHLGLVCLGVFPVLVGLIWWFRTQSSKVYLKVRESAALVIVQFVETMTGIKAVQAYRREPRNQEIFEEVADQYRDVNERAFKLLAIFMPAVKLVGNVTTGTVLLYGGYRVLHGEMTIGTLAAFLLYLRMFFEPMQELSQFFNTFQSAAAALEKIAGVLAQRPAIEDPDRPVQLPVVKGDVAFHDVEFSYVRDRPVLPGLNLEVPAGQTVALVGTTGAGKTTIAKLIARFYDPTSGAVTLDGHDLRDLPQAELRRHVVMVTQENFMFEGTVADNIRFGRPDATDAQVREAAEAVGADKFIAALPEGYATDVAKRGGRLSAGQRQLIAFARAFLADPAVLILDEATSSLDIPSERMVQRALATVLAERTALVIAHRLSTVQIADRVLVLEHGRIVEDGSPDELIAGDGQYAALHRAWVESLV; the protein is encoded by the coding sequence ATGAGCGTCATGGACTGGCGCGGGCGCACGGTCTCCGACGAGACCGGCGACCTGCCCATCGACGAGACGGTGTCGCGCCGTCGCGAGGCCCGCTCGCTGCTGGGCTCGCTGCTGCGGCCGTACAAGGTCACGGTGGCGCTGCTGGCGATCGTCGTCGTGGTGGAGAACGCCGCGCGGCTGTCGGTGCCGCTGCTGGTGCAGCGTGGAATCGACCATGGCATCCCACCGATCGTCGACGGCGGTGCCACCGGTGAGCTGCTGAAGATCGTCGCCGCGCTGTGCGGTGTGGTGGTGCTGCAGGCCACCAGCAGGTTGTACTTCCTGCGCCGATCGGGCCGCATCGGCCAACGGGTGCTGCTGTCCCTGCGGCAGCAGATCTACCGCCACTTCCAACGCCTCGACGTGGCGTTCCACGACCGCTACACCTCGGGACGGGTGGTCAGCCGTTCGACCAACGACGTCGACGCCATCCAGGACATGCTGCAGACCGGGTTCGACAGCCTGATCACCGCGGTGCTGACCCTCGGTGGCACGGCGGTGCTGCTGGTGGTGCTCGACGTGCACCTCGGGCTGGTCTGCCTGGGGGTGTTCCCGGTCCTGGTCGGGTTGATCTGGTGGTTCCGCACCCAGTCGTCGAAGGTGTACCTGAAGGTCCGCGAGAGCGCGGCGCTGGTGATCGTGCAGTTCGTCGAGACCATGACGGGCATCAAGGCCGTGCAGGCCTACCGCCGGGAGCCGCGCAACCAGGAGATCTTCGAAGAGGTCGCCGACCAGTACCGCGACGTCAACGAGCGGGCGTTCAAACTGCTCGCGATCTTCATGCCCGCGGTGAAGCTCGTCGGCAACGTGACCACCGGCACCGTGCTGCTCTACGGCGGTTACCGCGTGCTGCACGGCGAGATGACGATCGGCACGCTGGCGGCGTTCCTGCTGTATCTGCGGATGTTCTTCGAGCCGATGCAGGAACTCTCGCAGTTCTTCAACACCTTCCAGTCGGCCGCGGCCGCGCTGGAGAAGATCGCAGGCGTGTTGGCGCAGCGGCCGGCCATCGAGGACCCCGATCGCCCGGTGCAGTTGCCGGTCGTGAAGGGGGACGTCGCGTTCCATGACGTCGAGTTCTCCTACGTGCGGGACCGGCCGGTGCTGCCAGGGCTGAACCTCGAGGTTCCCGCTGGGCAGACGGTGGCGCTGGTCGGCACCACGGGTGCGGGCAAGACCACGATCGCCAAGCTGATCGCCCGGTTCTACGACCCGACGTCGGGTGCGGTGACGCTGGACGGTCACGACCTGCGCGATCTGCCTCAGGCCGAGCTACGTCGTCACGTGGTGATGGTGACGCAGGAGAACTTCATGTTCGAGGGGACGGTGGCCGACAACATCCGGTTCGGCCGTCCCGACGCCACCGATGCGCAGGTGCGCGAGGCCGCGGAAGCCGTTGGCGCTGACAAGTTCATCGCCGCGCTGCCCGAGGGGTACGCCACCGACGTGGCAAAGCGCGGCGGCCGGTTGTCGGCGGGGCAGCGGCAGTTGATCGCCTTCGCGCGGGCGTTCCTGGCCGACCCGGCGGTACTCATCCTCGACGAGGCGACGTCGTCGCTCGACATCCCGAGCGAGCGAATGGTGCAGCGCGCGTTGGCCACCGTGCTTGCCGAGCGCACTGCGCTGGTGATCGCGCACCGGTTGTCGACGGTGCAGATCGCCGACCGGGTGCTGGTGCTCGAGCACGGCCGGATCGTCGAGGACGGATCACCGGACGAACTGATCGCCGGCGACGGGCAGTACGCCGCCCTGCACCGCGCGTGGGTGGAGTCGCTGGTCTAA
- a CDS encoding HTTM domain-containing protein: MKLGDRFDAWVRSGPFTPADLGISRIVYAVGALFTVPNIAWLAEYPDFMFHPPPGPLQLLSGFPPLAVLIGLEVLRSASLLAVGFGLWTKIASIASAVMLTSTYGLTYCLGKIDHTILLVLPPLVLAFANWGDRFSIDAWRHRKAAPSEQEQWPLRLLGLLVGWGFFTAALTKLGTGWLSFDSQAARGYYVLAFVTEDRTHWLAEWVATHDWRVAWELADWLTVAFEFAILLALPWWRAFRITLAVATTFHLGVLLVMNIDFSHAVIAYGAFVSWGTIARRVGDSRLVGFAERVLRAGRPLFTGVPARVLLVLLAVAIGSSSWFLMASPVGRIAIGRVGGVAVIVVGALIGITYLLQQVWAALDQRLHPRAVQGGVLPVAGDQFVR; encoded by the coding sequence GTGAAACTCGGCGACCGATTCGACGCATGGGTCCGCAGCGGACCCTTCACGCCTGCCGACTTGGGGATCAGCCGCATCGTCTACGCGGTGGGTGCGCTGTTCACCGTGCCGAACATCGCATGGCTCGCGGAGTATCCCGACTTCATGTTCCATCCACCACCGGGGCCCCTTCAACTACTCTCGGGCTTCCCACCGCTGGCGGTCCTGATCGGGCTGGAGGTGCTTCGCTCCGCGAGTTTGCTCGCAGTGGGTTTCGGGCTGTGGACGAAAATCGCGTCCATCGCGTCCGCGGTGATGTTGACGAGCACCTACGGCCTGACCTACTGCCTGGGCAAGATCGACCACACCATCCTGCTCGTATTGCCGCCTCTGGTACTGGCTTTCGCCAACTGGGGGGATCGCTTCTCGATCGATGCGTGGCGACACCGGAAGGCGGCGCCGTCGGAACAGGAACAGTGGCCGCTGCGTCTGCTCGGTCTCCTCGTCGGCTGGGGGTTCTTCACTGCAGCGCTGACGAAGCTCGGGACGGGATGGCTGTCGTTCGACAGTCAGGCCGCCCGCGGCTATTACGTGCTCGCGTTCGTGACCGAGGACAGGACGCACTGGCTGGCCGAGTGGGTCGCCACCCATGACTGGCGCGTCGCGTGGGAACTCGCAGATTGGCTCACCGTGGCCTTCGAGTTCGCGATCCTTCTCGCGTTGCCCTGGTGGCGCGCCTTCCGCATCACGCTGGCCGTCGCGACCACGTTCCACCTGGGCGTGCTGCTCGTCATGAACATCGACTTCAGCCATGCCGTGATCGCCTATGGCGCGTTCGTGTCGTGGGGAACGATCGCGCGGCGGGTGGGTGATTCCAGGCTCGTCGGGTTCGCCGAACGCGTGTTGCGCGCGGGCCGGCCGCTGTTCACCGGGGTCCCGGCCCGGGTTCTCCTGGTACTCCTTGCGGTGGCCATCGGTTCCTCGTCCTGGTTCCTGATGGCGAGCCCCGTGGGCAGGATCGCGATAGGACGAGTGGGCGGTGTCGCCGTCATCGTCGTCGGTGCGCTGATCGGCATCACGTACCTGCTGCAACAGGTGTGGGCCGCGTTAGACCAGCGACTCCACCCACGCGCGGTGCAGGGCGGCGTACTGCCCGTCGCCGGCGATCAGTTCGTCCGGTGA
- a CDS encoding helix-turn-helix transcriptional regulator yields MLRPRDADALRAELRHLAVDGGVPVLFGGEVHGNALLLSEFVGTRTSLLRGLVVRSNSGLGGASMVAGRPLAVADYRSAATITHDYDTPVLSEGIRSVLAVPVVVDGTPRAMLYGAYRASAPIGGRAAEMMVAAGRRLAEEMRIRDEVDRRIRQRDAQIATAAQSETVREVHAELRRLAAADQPVTKRELQQLAERLSGRIDDSADDAPLTVRELDVLAHVALGCTNGEVARRLSLRPETVKSYLRSASGKLGTRTRHEAVSRARSRGLLP; encoded by the coding sequence GTGCTCCGTCCGCGGGACGCCGACGCGCTGCGTGCCGAACTGCGGCACCTGGCGGTCGACGGCGGCGTTCCTGTGCTGTTCGGCGGGGAGGTGCACGGCAACGCGCTGCTGCTCAGCGAGTTCGTCGGCACCAGAACGAGCCTGCTGCGCGGCCTCGTCGTGCGCTCGAACTCCGGACTCGGCGGGGCGAGCATGGTGGCCGGCAGGCCGCTGGCGGTCGCCGACTACCGCAGTGCGGCGACCATCACCCACGACTACGACACCCCCGTCTTGAGCGAGGGCATCCGCAGCGTGCTCGCGGTGCCCGTGGTCGTCGACGGCACGCCGCGGGCGATGCTCTACGGGGCCTACCGCGCCAGCGCGCCGATCGGTGGCCGAGCCGCCGAAATGATGGTGGCGGCGGGGCGACGGCTGGCCGAGGAGATGCGGATCCGCGACGAGGTCGATCGCCGCATCCGGCAGCGCGACGCTCAGATCGCGACGGCCGCGCAGTCCGAGACGGTGCGGGAGGTGCACGCCGAGTTGCGCCGCCTCGCCGCTGCCGACCAGCCCGTGACGAAGCGGGAGCTGCAACAGCTCGCCGAGCGGCTCTCCGGCCGCATCGACGATTCCGCCGACGACGCGCCGCTGACCGTGCGTGAACTCGACGTCCTCGCCCACGTTGCGCTCGGGTGTACGAATGGTGAAGTGGCGAGGCGTCTTTCGCTGCGACCCGAGACGGTGAAGAGCTACCTGCGTAGCGCGTCGGGCAAGCTCGGGACTCGGACCAGGCACGAAGCCGTATCGCGGGCGCGCAGCCGCGGACTCTTGCCATAA
- a CDS encoding AMP-binding protein: protein MKAIDAGPTDVPILEETIGANFERTVAQHPDVDALVDVAQGLRYTYAQLNAEIDVVARGLMAVGIAKGDRVGIWAPNRAEWTIVQYATAKIGAILVNVNPAYRTHELAYVLNQSGVRMLVAAREFKTSNYMAMVEEVRGDVPSLTEVVFFDTADWSGLRERAAEVSADELASRSAGLVNTEAINIQYTSGTTGFPKGATLSHRNILNNGYFTTELIKLGPADRLCIPVPFYHCFGMVMGNLGCTSHGATMVIPAPGFDPGVTLEVVESERCTGVYGVPTMFIAMQNHPDFPRRDLSTLRTGIMAGAVCPVEVMKHCVNDMNMSEVAIAYGMTETSPVSCQTLIDDDLERRTSSIGRAHPHVEIKVVDPETGATVERGEPGEFCTRGYSVMLGYWDEPEKTAEAIDSDGWMHTGDLAVMREDGYCNVVGRIKDMVIRGGENVYPREIEEFLYTHPDVEDAQVIGVPDAKYGEEICAWIRMKPGAPPLDAEGVRAFAEGRLAHYKIPRYVQLVDEFPMTVTGKIRKVEMRERSVEMLGLSDG, encoded by the coding sequence ATGAAGGCGATCGACGCAGGACCGACCGACGTCCCGATTCTCGAGGAGACGATCGGGGCCAACTTCGAACGCACCGTTGCCCAGCACCCGGACGTCGACGCACTCGTCGACGTGGCGCAGGGGCTGCGCTACACCTACGCCCAGCTGAACGCCGAGATCGACGTCGTCGCACGGGGTTTGATGGCGGTCGGTATCGCCAAGGGTGACCGGGTTGGCATCTGGGCGCCCAACCGGGCCGAGTGGACCATCGTCCAGTACGCGACGGCCAAGATCGGCGCGATCCTGGTCAACGTCAACCCCGCCTACCGCACGCACGAGTTGGCCTACGTGCTCAATCAGTCCGGCGTGCGGATGCTGGTCGCGGCAAGGGAGTTCAAGACGTCGAACTACATGGCGATGGTCGAAGAGGTCCGCGGCGACGTGCCGTCGCTGACGGAGGTGGTCTTCTTCGACACCGCTGACTGGTCTGGGTTGCGGGAGCGCGCCGCGGAGGTCTCCGCGGACGAATTGGCCTCGCGGTCGGCGGGATTGGTCAACACCGAGGCCATCAACATCCAGTACACGTCGGGCACGACGGGCTTCCCGAAGGGTGCGACGCTGTCGCATCGCAACATCCTGAACAATGGCTACTTCACGACGGAGCTGATCAAGCTCGGTCCGGCGGACCGGCTGTGCATCCCGGTGCCGTTCTACCACTGCTTCGGCATGGTGATGGGCAACCTGGGTTGCACGTCGCACGGGGCGACGATGGTGATCCCCGCACCGGGTTTCGATCCGGGGGTGACGCTCGAGGTGGTCGAGTCGGAGCGGTGCACGGGCGTCTACGGCGTGCCGACGATGTTCATCGCGATGCAGAACCATCCCGACTTCCCGCGCCGCGACCTGTCGACGCTGCGCACCGGCATCATGGCCGGGGCGGTGTGTCCCGTCGAGGTGATGAAGCACTGCGTCAACGACATGAACATGTCCGAGGTGGCCATCGCCTATGGGATGACCGAGACCTCGCCGGTGTCGTGTCAGACGCTGATCGACGACGACCTGGAGCGCCGCACGTCGTCGATCGGACGGGCACATCCACACGTGGAGATCAAGGTCGTCGACCCCGAGACCGGCGCCACAGTGGAGCGGGGTGAGCCCGGGGAATTCTGCACGCGCGGGTACTCGGTCATGCTCGGCTACTGGGACGAGCCCGAGAAGACCGCCGAGGCAATCGATTCCGATGGCTGGATGCACACCGGCGATCTCGCGGTGATGCGCGAGGACGGGTACTGCAACGTCGTCGGCCGCATCAAGGACATGGTGATCCGGGGCGGGGAGAACGTGTACCCGCGGGAGATCGAGGAGTTCCTCTACACCCATCCCGACGTCGAGGACGCTCAGGTGATCGGCGTGCCCGACGCGAAGTACGGCGAGGAGATCTGCGCGTGGATCCGCATGAAGCCGGGCGCGCCGCCGCTGGACGCCGAAGGCGTGCGCGCATTCGCCGAGGGCCGGTTGGCGCACTACAAGATTCCGCGCTACGTGCAGCTGGTCGACGAGTTCCCGATGACGGTCACCGGCAAGATCCGCAAGGTCGAGATGCGTGAGCGCAGCGTCGAGATGCTCGGTCTCTCAGACGGGTAG
- a CDS encoding NAD(P)-binding protein yields MQTIEADYLVVGAGAMGMAFADTLIAETDATVVIVDRNDQPGGHWLSAYPYVRLHQPSAYYGVNSRTLGTDSIDASGWNQGFYELAGGSEVVAYYDTVMRQHLLPSGRVSYFPMSEFLGTDDDGAGLIRTLGGEEHRVVARRRIVDATYLSVVVPSMRPPLYDVSPDVTCIPPNGLPRRPVHDRYVIVGAGKTSMDTGLWLLRHGITPDRITWIKPRDSWLLDRAAVQPGPQFARRVLADFSAQSRAIKKATSIDDLYLQLEAFGCLLRIDQTVEPTMYRCAIVSQGELENLRRITNVVRMGYVESIEPGRITLQQGTIDTAPDTLYLDCTGDGIGQREPTAVFSPGAITLQSVRTCQPAFSAAVIARVESMDADDDVKNEYCRPVPHPTKPLDWVTMTVAFNHNQLRWFTDPDLMHWLNRARLNAVSHMQTDDDDARKGAEMIGPRLKAANEKLAELLAEVELPV; encoded by the coding sequence ATGCAAACGATCGAGGCCGACTACCTCGTCGTGGGCGCCGGCGCGATGGGCATGGCGTTCGCCGACACGTTGATCGCCGAGACCGACGCCACCGTCGTCATCGTCGACCGCAACGACCAGCCCGGCGGCCACTGGCTCAGCGCCTACCCCTACGTACGCCTACACCAGCCGTCGGCCTATTACGGCGTGAACTCCCGCACGCTCGGCACCGACTCCATCGACGCCAGCGGCTGGAACCAGGGCTTCTACGAACTGGCCGGCGGCAGCGAAGTCGTCGCTTACTACGACACCGTCATGCGCCAGCACCTGCTGCCCAGCGGCCGGGTGTCGTACTTCCCGATGAGCGAGTTCCTCGGCACCGACGACGACGGCGCAGGCCTCATCCGCACCCTCGGCGGCGAGGAGCACCGCGTGGTCGCACGGCGGAGGATCGTCGACGCCACCTACCTCAGCGTCGTCGTGCCGTCGATGCGCCCACCTCTCTACGACGTGTCCCCCGACGTCACCTGCATCCCACCCAACGGCCTCCCCCGGCGGCCGGTCCACGACCGGTACGTCATCGTCGGGGCGGGCAAGACCTCGATGGACACCGGCCTGTGGCTGCTGCGCCACGGCATCACGCCCGACCGCATCACCTGGATCAAGCCCCGTGACTCCTGGCTCCTCGACCGCGCCGCCGTGCAACCCGGCCCGCAGTTCGCGCGACGCGTGCTGGCCGACTTCTCCGCGCAGTCCCGTGCCATCAAGAAGGCCACCTCGATCGACGACCTCTACCTCCAACTCGAGGCGTTCGGCTGTCTGCTGCGCATCGACCAGACCGTCGAGCCCACGATGTACCGCTGCGCGATCGTCTCCCAGGGCGAGCTCGAGAACCTGCGCAGGATCACCAACGTCGTCCGGATGGGCTACGTCGAGTCGATCGAGCCCGGCCGAATCACGTTGCAGCAGGGCACCATCGACACCGCGCCCGACACCCTGTACCTCGACTGCACCGGCGACGGCATCGGGCAGCGCGAGCCGACTGCCGTCTTCTCCCCCGGTGCCATCACGCTGCAGTCGGTGCGTACGTGCCAGCCCGCGTTCAGCGCGGCCGTCATCGCTCGCGTCGAGTCGATGGACGCCGACGACGACGTCAAGAACGAATACTGCAGGCCCGTACCGCATCCCACGAAACCGCTCGACTGGGTCACCATGACGGTCGCCTTCAACCACAACCAACTGCGCTGGTTCACCGACCCCGATCTGATGCACTGGCTCAACCGCGCCCGCCTCAATGCCGTCAGCCACATGCAGACCGACGACGACGACGCCCGCAAGGGCGCAGAGATGATCGGGCCGCGACTGAAGGCCGCCAACGAGAAACTGGCCGAATTGCTCGCCGAGGTCGAGCTACCCGTCTGA
- a CDS encoding FAD-dependent oxidoreductase, with product MTDTTARNAHTTDVLVVGAGPTGLTLTAALLSHGVRVVLVDKQAEGANTSRAAGINARTLEALEGIDVTRRLLKEGIEAPRFTIRDGAKTLLTVDFSGLATDYPFTLLAPQSTTERLLLDRVCELGGDVLRAETLASLTQDAAGVTATFAEGETVRARYVVGADGMHSTVREQAGIGFRGGSYEHSFVLADVRLTGDAPTDEVRLFWAAEGLTVVAPLPDGSFRIVAPVDDAPERPSRDVIQALLDARGPGGLTVTDVTWGSRFRIHHRVADAYRAGRILLAGDAAHVHSPAGGQGMNLGIQDAIVLADALTTAVNGDLELLDRYDTTRRPIAHEVVELTDRLTRLATLPRPLRPLRNVVLGIVGRIPAAQRALASRLSGLVYR from the coding sequence ATGACCGACACGACAGCCCGAAACGCCCACACCACCGACGTGCTCGTCGTCGGCGCCGGCCCCACCGGGCTGACGCTGACGGCCGCACTACTGAGCCACGGCGTTCGCGTCGTCCTCGTCGACAAGCAGGCCGAAGGTGCCAACACCTCCCGCGCCGCAGGCATCAACGCCCGCACCCTCGAGGCCCTCGAGGGCATCGACGTCACGCGCCGCCTGCTCAAGGAGGGCATCGAAGCCCCACGCTTCACCATCCGCGACGGCGCCAAGACCCTGCTCACGGTCGACTTCAGCGGCCTCGCCACCGACTACCCCTTCACCCTCCTCGCCCCGCAATCCACCACCGAACGCCTACTGCTCGACCGCGTCTGCGAACTCGGCGGCGACGTCCTGCGCGCGGAGACCCTCGCCTCCCTCACCCAGGACGCCGCCGGCGTCACGGCGACCTTCGCCGAGGGCGAGACCGTCCGAGCGCGCTACGTGGTCGGCGCCGACGGCATGCACAGCACCGTCCGCGAGCAGGCAGGCATCGGCTTCCGCGGCGGCTCCTACGAACACTCCTTCGTCCTCGCCGACGTCCGCCTCACCGGCGACGCCCCGACCGACGAGGTCCGGCTGTTCTGGGCCGCCGAGGGCCTCACCGTCGTCGCGCCCCTGCCCGACGGATCGTTCCGGATCGTCGCGCCCGTGGACGACGCCCCCGAACGGCCGTCGCGCGACGTCATCCAGGCCCTCCTCGACGCTCGCGGCCCCGGCGGACTGACCGTCACCGACGTCACGTGGGGCTCGCGATTCCGCATCCACCACCGCGTCGCCGACGCCTACCGCGCAGGCCGCATCCTGCTCGCCGGCGACGCCGCCCACGTGCACAGCCCCGCAGGCGGCCAGGGCATGAACCTCGGCATCCAGGACGCCATCGTCCTCGCCGACGCCCTGACCACGGCCGTCAATGGCGACCTCGAACTGCTCGATCGCTACGACACCACGAGGCGCCCCATCGCCCACGAGGTCGTCGAGCTGACCGACCGCCTCACCCGGCTCGCCACCCTCCCCCGCCCATTGCGTCCGTTGCGCAACGTCGTGCTGGGCATCGTCGGCCGCATACCGGCCGCCCAGCGGGCGCTGGCGTCCCGGCTGTCGGGTCTCGTCTACCGCTGA
- a CDS encoding TetR/AcrR family transcriptional regulator: MGAKADQTKAVILAAARERFAESGYEAATIRAIAADANIDPSMVMRYFGNKEQLFAAAAEFDLRFPDLSDLPPSELGAAMVSHFLARWEDDDALVVLLRSATTNADAAQRMADIFAGQLLPAISKLVPDDAPRRAGLIATQVLGMALCRFVLRIPPVAAMSRAELAAWLGPTLQRYATEDVT, translated from the coding sequence ATGGGAGCGAAGGCGGATCAGACGAAGGCCGTGATCCTCGCGGCGGCTAGGGAGCGCTTCGCCGAGTCCGGGTACGAGGCGGCGACGATCCGGGCGATCGCGGCCGACGCCAACATCGACCCCTCGATGGTGATGCGCTACTTCGGCAACAAGGAGCAGCTGTTCGCCGCGGCGGCGGAGTTCGACCTGCGCTTCCCCGACCTGTCCGACCTGCCACCGTCGGAGCTGGGCGCCGCGATGGTGTCGCACTTCCTGGCGCGCTGGGAGGACGACGACGCGCTGGTGGTGCTGCTGCGGTCGGCGACCACGAATGCCGATGCGGCACAGCGGATGGCGGACATCTTCGCCGGCCAACTGTTGCCTGCGATCTCGAAGCTGGTGCCCGACGATGCACCCCGGCGCGCCGGCCTCATCGCTACCCAGGTCTTGGGAATGGCGCTGTGCCGCTTCGTCTTGCGCATTCCCCCGGTCGCCGCGATGAGCCGGGCGGAACTCGCTGCGTGGCTGGGGCCGACGCTTCAGCGTTATGCCACGGAGGACGTGACCTAG